The region CCGATCAATTTATCCAATACTTCTGTATTTTGTTTCACATTATTCATATCAATTCTGAGATCATTAAAATTGAACGACTCTGTATTTGAATTAATGAAATCTATATAACTTGAATATCCTAAAACTTTAACGATAAGACTTAATTTTGCCAGATTCGGTTTGCTTATAACAGCATTTTCATTTTGATAATATTTTTTCAGCTTATTGATAATCAAATGTTCGTAAAGATAATTGGAGCCTAATAAATCAGGTTCTTTTTTTATTCCTTTTTCCTGCATGTCGCTTAGGATTAAATCATTAAGTTCAGCGACAATATAGGACCATTCGGTTTTTGAGACATCTTCCCAGTGGTTTTTTTTCAAAAAATGCAAGCCCAGAAAATTCATGAACTTTTCTAAATGCAGGATATCCTCTCTTTTCATTATTTAAATTATAAGACTAATATAAGATTATTTTAAAACTTAATAAGACTGATGAAAGACTTTTATATTTTCAAATCAAGTGATATTTGAGTAGAAACTAAAAGTTAAAACAATGAAAGCAACAGTCCTATTACAGAATGATCCGCTTTGGGCCAGAATTAAGGATTTTTCATTAGATAATCAAATGTAGATTTTCCTTTCTCGAAAAAGTTGGCAAAAGAAGAAAACTGGACAGAGAATTTTACTAAAAGGGCAATCGAAGAGTACAAAAAGTTTGTCTATCTCTGCTGTATTTTACCCAAAGGGGCTTCACCCAGTGAAATTGTAGATAAAGTCTGGCATATGCATTTAATATATACTCAGAATTACTGGGAAGAATTTTGCCCAAATATTCTGCAGCAGAAACTTCATCATCATCCTTCAAAAGGAGGTCCAAATGAAAAAGAAAAACATGAAAATTGGTTTCTTGAGACTTTAAAAAACTATGAAGAGATCTTTCAGGAGAAAGTACCTGGAGAAATTTGGCTGAACCTGGCGGAAAATAAAAGATATGAAAAAACAGGTAAAAGTTGGCTGAAAATTCTTTCTTTCATTTCAGTGGTTTTTATTTTAAGTTCCTGTTCAGATGTGATGGGGAATTTATTGTCAATCATATTTATATTAATTCCAATAATTTTTCTGTTCGTCTCTTTTATATCCTGGATTATTAATAAAAATGAAGAATATAAAAGTCCAAATAAAAAAGATAAAGGAGGTGGTTTTGGAAGCTGTGGCGGATCATCAAGTTGCAGCAGTTCCTCTGGAAGCAGCTGTGGAAGCAGTTGTGGAGGAGGTTGCGGCGGGTGTGGTGGATGCGGAGGTAGCTAAAAGTAAAGAGAATGAATAAATATCTTTTTTACACAACCCCGATTCTGATAAGCTGTATATGGCTTGTTGTGATGAATCATACTTTCAATCCACTATCTTTGAAAGGTCCTGACTTTCTTAAATTCTATTTAATTCTGATCTTTGGATGCTATGCTTCACTTTTTGCTTTACAGGCACTTAAAGAAAGTTCTTCAAAAACGACATTTTATTTTATGATTTCCATCTTTCTTTTAGGAGTTGTAAAACTGATAAAAGGAATTTTATTAGGAAAGCCTGTTGGGTTTTTAATCATAATCCTTGTAATGGAAATTATTATAGTATTGTTTGTTAATGCAGATCATGTAAACCATAAAATAAAGTAAGGTTTTTAAAATTATCTCAAAATAAAACCCGAAACACATTGTTCCGGGCTTATTATTTATAATTACTTTTTTATCTTCTGAAAGGTTTTGTCATTGCGATGTTTCTGTTTTTGTGAAAATCACCTCTCTGATATTGTGCATATTGTTCTTTAGAAAGAATTCTTCTCAATTTTGCATCATATTCTCTTGCTGTCAGTCTCTGTTTTGAAAGTGCATAAATCTCTTTTTCCTGACGCGGAGACAATCTTAATCCTCCGAAATCCTTCTGGCTTTGATGAAACTCTACTTTAGTATCTCTGAAACCTTCATTTCTCTGTTGTGCGTTTGTAGTGAATGCTATAAATAATCCAGCTACCAAAACTAACTTTTTCATAATAATCAAATTTTAAAATTAATACTTTGTTTCTTACGTAAGAATAAACAATAGATATGCCTGAAATAGGCACGAATAAAGGCTTATAGAAGTATAAGCCTTTTTTATAGATGAATGATAAAATTTAATCGACGAATGAAAAATATTCTTTTTTATGAAATAACCCCGCTTCCTAAAAGTTCTTCTCCATTATACCATGCAGCGAACTGCCCTTCTGCGATGGCAGACTGAGGTTCTTCAAATTCCACGTAAAAAACATCTTCAAACTGGTATAAAGTTGCCTTTTGTAAAGGTTGCCTGTATCTGAATCTGGCCATTACTTCCATAGATTCTCCATTTTTAAGCCTCATATCTTCACGAACCCAATGTAGTTCTGAATTATCAATTTTAAGGGCTTTTTTCAGCAATCCAGGAAACTGATGTCCTTCTCCTACGAAAAGGATGTTGTTTTCCATGTCTCTGGAGATGATAAAACAGCTTTCTTTATGTCCGCCGATTCCTAGCCCCTTACTTTGTCCGATCGTGAAAAATTGAGCTCCTTGATGCTTTCCGATTACTTTCCCGTCGGATTTTTTATAATTGATTTTTTGACTTAAATATTCAAGTTCTTCCTGTTTTGAAGAAAATTCAGGCGTTCCCTGAGAGAAAAGCGGAGAATCTTTAAAAATTTCTACAATTTCACCTTCTTTAGGAACCAGCTGTTGTTGTAAAAACTGAGGCAGGCTTACTTTTCCAATAAAGCATAATCCCTGAGAGTCTTTTTTATCAGCCGTTACCAGTCCTATTTCCTTCGCAATTTCTCTTACCTGAGGTTTTGTAAGTTCTCCAATTGGAAATAAAGCTTTAGATAATTGATCCTGACTCAACTGGCATAAGAAATAAGACTGATCTTTATTGTTGTCTTTTCCTGCTAAAAGATGGAAAATTTCCTTACCGTTTTCATCAATCGTTGAATCGACTCTTGCATAATGCCCGGTTGCTACCTTATCTGCACCCAAAGACATTGCTGTTTTCATAAAAACATCAAATTTTACCTCTCTGTTGCACAAAACATCAGGATTCGGAGTTCTTCCTTTCTGATATTCATCGAACATATAATCAACGATTCTTTCTTTGTAAAGATCACTCATATCGATTACCTGGAAAGGAATTCCAAGCTTTTGAGCAACCATTAGAGCATCATTGCTGTCTTCGATCCACGGACACTCGTCTTCCAACGTTACCGAAGCATCGTTCCAGTTTCTCATAAATAAAGCCACGACTTCATGGCCTTGCTGTTGCAGCAAATATGCTGTCACACTTGAGTCTACACCTCCGGAAAGGCCTACTACTACTTTCATTATATTTCAATTTTACGAAACTCTTAACGGGAGTTCTTAGTTTGACGCCGCAAAAATACAACTAAAAAATTCGTAAAAAAACCATAATTTTAAACATCGACAAAAACAATATTAATATGAAAAAGTTTATTATTCCTTTATTGCTGCTTATTTCAGGCTCTGTATTTTCTCAGGTTGCAGTGGGAACTTCTCCGGGAAACAATAACCGATGGACATTCGGAGGAGGTATTGGAGTGGGTTTCGGAAGTAACAGTGCATTTTATTTATCCGCATCGCCAAGAGTAGGTTACCGGCTTACCGAAGATCTTGAGGGTGGAGTTGCTGGAAGTATTTCTTGGCAGACTTCAGATTTTTATCGTTCTACCATGTTTGGAGTAGGGCCATTCGCTAATTATTATATTGCGAGATCTTTTTATTTAGGCGCAAATCTTCAGCATTATTTCATTGATTATAAAGATAAGTACTATGATTATAAAATGAATAAAGAAGAAACAGCATTATATCTCGGAGGAGGTTATATGCAGAGGATTGGAACTAATTCTTATATGCAGATTGGGATCATGTATAATGTTCTTTGGAAAGAAAATGAGAGCATTTTTTCAAGCGGATTAGTTCCGAATATTGGCTTTGTGGTTGGGCTTTAATACAACGGAATATAAAAATCCCGAAAAATTACTTCGGGATTTTGTTTAACTGTATGTAAAAGTTAATAGATTACAATCCATGTTGCTCCGCCTGCAGTGAAGAAAGCCCCACCTGACATATTGGAAGGAACCACGACTCCCGTTAAATCTGAAATGACGGTTGAACTTCCGCAAAATTGTCCCAAGTAATAGTATCCTCCGGTATTAACTCCAGACTGATCCTTTATTCCGAATTTAATTCCAGTCCAAGTGGTAGCTGTACTGAAGGTTGTAAGAACCCCTGTAGGAGCAGTAAATGGAGCAGCAAAATTAGAATTAAGAACCCACCTTCCAACTTGAGGAGTGGTAGGAACAGCCGTATTGAATGCAAAAGTATTGTTTACATTCCCATCATAATTGGCATCAATTGATACTGAAGGATTATTTGTAAATCCGAGTTTTAATAAATCATTGATAGCATCTCTTGACTCCAGGGTGGGAGTACATCCCCCTCCAACATTACCTAAATTGGATTTATTAAGAGTAAATTCAACATAATTGGGAGTATAATTTTGTATATAAACGGGTGGTAGTGACTGTGCTGAAAGAGAAAAGGATATAAATGCTGTTGCCAGTAAAAATAATTTTTTCATAAACTTAATTTTGTGATTTGTAATTTTGGTTGATTTCCTTGTTGTACTCTCCATACACTTGCACAGCCCATTTTAGAATTTTTTCTCTGTCGTTTTCTGTTCTTTTTTCAATTTCAGAATAAGTTACGCCTGTACTTGCTATAAGATCTTTGGCCGCCGGAATTAACATGTCTTTCTTATAATCACTAAGCTCTGCTGAAGTCCTTGGTCTTTCAGGAGCAGGTTCTTTTTCCATGGCTACTTTTTTGATGACCAGGTTGAATTTTTGAACAGCTTCAGGTTTAGAGATTTCAGGAACTGCAGAAGTGGCGACGTTTTCGTTGGCACAGGATAAAATAGTAAGCAATGAAATACTTAACAGTAAAAAAGTTTTTTTCATGATATTAATTATTGTTTTAAAATGTGTAGGATTTAGACTCTCAATGTCATTAATCAGATTAATGGTAAAAATTAATAAAGGACATACCAGTCTGCACCGCCAAACTGGAAATAACTTCCTTGAATTACTCCTGAAAAAGCGGTTGTAGGTGTTGTAGATCCGCAAAAATGACCCAAAGAATAATATCCTCCGATATTATTTCCGTAGTGATCCTGTACCCCAAGTTTAATACCTCCCCATTGTGATCCTGTAATATAGGCTGCAGGAACTGGATTTGACGGAAGAGTATAAGGAGTAGAATAATTATTGTCATACGTCCATGCATCAATTAATGGAGTAGAGGGATAGGTTGGATTAAATGTATTGGAAGTATTGATATTTCCATAGTAATAGGCTTCCGAAGGAACAGTATTTACTACCGGAGCATACGTCAATGTAGACAGGCCTCCTAAACTCGATGACTGAAGATTCGGACTACAGTTTCCCGCAAGATTGGAAGGATTCAATCTCCATATAACAAATTGGATGACCGTATCCGTATAATTTTGAATGTAAAGATCTTGTGCCGAAATACAAAATGAAGAAAAAAATGTGGCTAATAAAATTAGTTTTTTCATGGGTTTAATTTTGTGATTTATAATTTTGGTTGATTTCCTTGTTATACTCTCCATACACTTGTACAGCCCATTTTAGAATTTTTTCTCTGTCGTTTTCTGTTCTTTTTTCAATTTCAGAGTAGGTTACACCAGAACTTGCTATAAGGTCTTTAGCTGCCGGAATCAGCATGTCTTTTTTATAATCACTAAGTTCTGCTGAGGTTTTGGGTCTTTCAGGAGCAGGTTCTTTTTCCATGGCTACTTTTTTGATAGCCAGATTGAATTTTTGAACAGCTTCAGGTTTAGAAATTTCAGGGAGAGCAGAAGTGGCGACATTTTCGTTGGCACAGGATAAAATGGTAAGTAATGGAATACTTAACAGTAAAAATGTTTTTTTCATTTTCATATTAATTGATTTTTTGGTTCAATAAAAATAATGATTTTTATTAATTAATCATCATTTAGTGAAAAAATAAATTAATTATGTTATTGAAAATGAAAAAGCTCCGATAGAATATCAGAGCTCTTTAGATTTATTTCTTTATAATTAGTTTGAAACTTTTTATAAATTGTTTTTGAGAGTTTTGTAAGGATAAAATGTAGTTTCCGTTGGCTAAAATATTCTCCAAATCAAAATTCACGGATTTATTCTTTTCAATCTTTTTAGAATAGATCAATCTTCCGGCCATATCATTTATAGATACAAAATGAGGCTCTTTCGTAAGAATATTTCCTGTTAAAACAAATGAACCTTTGTTAGGATTATCATATAATTTTAAATGATCATCAAGGTTAGCTTCCGAAACAGATAAATTTACAGGACTAAATTTTGCAATGTATCCTGCTCCTCCTTCATTCATTCCTGGTGGAAATATGAGAGTTTGTTGGTAGCCATTACTCGTTGTATAGCCGGAAAGTGAAGATGCTGATCCGTAAAGAAAAAAAGCATTGGAATTTGTTGAGAATTTGCAATTAATTACAGATAGCTTATTAGCTCCTGAATTTCCTGGTGGAGGCGTTACAGGCCCTCCATAATAAGAAGTAAATAAATGTATACCGGATGTCTCGAACATGGAAAAAAAGATGTCAAATACACTATTCGCGCTTGGTTTTACCTCTTGAAAAGCTCCTGGAGTTGCCATATTCTGATTTCCGGCGGTGCTTCCTGATACGATAATTTTATCATCCTTAACATCAAGATTATGATTACTGCTCAAAATCAATTCTATACCTGCTGTGTTTAAATAGGTTGTCCAGGTTCTGTTTCCTGAATCATTAAATTTCGTAATAAATAAATCCCATCCATCTGAGCTGCTCGCTAAATGTGCCCCTTCTTCTCCGTAATATGTTCCGGGAGTGGTAGTGGTTCCTAAAACATAAATTCCGGTTTCAGTTACTCTTATATTTTTAATCGTACCATGGGTAACGTTATTGGGTATGCCGTAATAGGTTCCCCAAATTCGGCTGCCCGAATTTCCGTTTAGTTTTATAATAGAATTCACGGCTTTAGCTTGCTGGAAAGTACCTGCTGTTGCTAGTGTAGAGATAGAACTATTAATATCCTCTCCTGTAGCGATATATAAATTGTTGTCAAATAGATCAATATCACTAATTGTTTTTGAAGGAATATAGGTTGCCCAGATCTTTTGGCCTTGAGAATTGAGCTTTATGACATAAGAATTAGAAAGAGGGCCTCCCTGTGCTGATGAAACATGGGTAAAAGAAGGCCCATATGTTCCCGGATCTCCTAAATTTTGCCATTTTGTAGTTCCTGCAATATAGATATTTCCGGTATTGTCAGTTTTGATGAAAAAATCAGAATCTAAATTTTCAGGTACATAGGTTTGCCATATTAAATTCCCGTTGGAATCATATTTTGAAAGTATTGAATCATCATTGGTGATATTAGAAGTGTGCCAATTACTGTTTGACAGAACAGGATAATTGATAAGATCTGATTCTATGTCATATCTGTTTCCGGACTGATCTCTGTAAGCGGGAATACTTTTATCTGAATAAGCGTTTTTATAGAGATTGTATTCTGCTAATAATAATCCTCCTGAAGTTGAAAAAACTTCTCTAAAATTATTTTTGGAATCAGCATTTCCTATAGTAAAATAATTATTACTCGAAAATACAAACTGGTTATAATAACTTGCTGGAATGGGTATGGTGTTATTGTATGGATATGAGCTTATCCCATCTGCATATACATATGAGGAATTATTTTCATAGATGTTTTGCACATTGGTAGATGTACCTCCAAAATACGTCCCCCAATTTCTTTCATAATTGAATGATGATTGGGAGAATAACGAAGTGGAGAGGAAAATGAAAGATAATAAATTTAATTTCATATTATTTATCAAAAAAATGGTGATTTATTTATCGTAAATATAAATAAAATAAATTACAGTTATTATTATAACAAAAAAGCATCGGAAATCTCCGATGCTTTTAATATGATTAAAATTATTTACTTACGATTGAGAAGACTTCTCAGCTGAAGATTTTTTTGCTTTCGGTGCTTTTCCAATCAAACCGTCTTTTGCTTCGTTAAGATCCAGAATTACAGTTTCTCCTTCGCTTAATTGCTTATTCACAAGCATTTCTGCCAATAAATCTTCAATATACTTTTGGATAGCTCGTTTCAATGGTCTTGCTCCAAAATCTTTATCCCAGCCTTTTTCAGAAATAAAGTCTTTGGCTTCATCTGTTAACTCAACTTTATAGCCTAGTTTTTCTAATCTTCCGTATAATTTGCTCAATTCAAGATCAATAATTTTCTTGATATCTGTCTGCTCAAGAGAGTTGAAGATTACGATATCATCAATTCTATTCAAGAATTCTGGTGCAAATGCTTTTTTAAGAGCATTTTCAATAGTACTTCTCGCTCTTGTATCAGAACTAGTCTTTTTAGCAGAAGTTCCGAATCCTACACCGTCTCCGAAATCTTTAAGATCTCTTGTCCCGATGTTTGAAGTAAGGATGATAATTGTATTTCTAAAGTCAATTTTTCTACCTAGGCTGTCTGTAACGTGACCTTCATCTAAGATCTGCAATAAGATATTAAATACATCCGGGTGAGCTTTTTCGATCTCATCCAAAAGAACCACGGCATAAGGTTTTCTTCTTACTGCTTCTGTCAATTGTCCTCCTTCTTCGTATCCAACGTATCCAGGAGGCGCACCAACCAATCTTGAAACGGCGAATTTTTCCATGTATTCACTCATGTCGATTCTGATTAATGATTCATCAGATTCGAATAATTCTCTTGCCATTACTTTAGCCAGCTCGGTTTTACCAACACCGGTTGTTCCTAAGAAAATGAAAGTACCAATCGGGCGGTTCGGATCTTTAAGGCCGGCTCTGTTTCTTTGAATTGCTTTCACAACCTTTTTCACAGCGTCTTCCTGACCGATTACCTTGCCGTTCAATTTTTCATCCATTTGAGCCAATTTATCAAGCTCATTTTTACCAACTTTAGTTACAGGAACTCCACTCATCATAGAGACTACTTCCGCTACATTTTCTTCTGTTACGGTTTCTTTTTTCTCTTTAACATCTTTGTCCCATTTATCCTGAGCAGCATTCAGCTCCATCTGAAGTCTTTCTTCTTCATCCTTCAGCTTTCTGGCTTCAAGATAATCCTGAGCTTTTACTGCTTTCTGTTTCAAATCCTTGATTTCTTCAATTTTCTTTTCAAAATCAATGATTTCAGTAGGAACTTTCATGTTCTTGATATAAACACGGGATCCGGCTTCGTCCATCGCGTCAATAGCTTTGTCCGGTAAAAAACGGTCTGTAATATATCTTGATGTCAAATTGACACACGCAGCAATGGCTTCCGGAGTATAAATTACATTATGATGTTCTTCATACTTATCTTTAATCTGATTCAAAATCTGGATAGTTTCATCGATAGAAGTAGGTTCCACCATTACTTTCTGGAATCTTCTTTCTAAAGCTCCGTCTTTTTCAATATACTGACGGTATTCATCCAGAGTTGTTGCTCCGATACATTGAATTTCACCTCTTGCCAAAGCCGGTTTAAACATATTGGATGCATCTAAACTTCCTGTTGAACTTCCTGCACCTACAATAGTGTGAAGCTCATCGATGAATAAGATGACATCTCTGTTTTTTTCAAGCTCAGTCATGATGGCCTTCATTCTTTCTTCAAACTGACCACGGTATTTTGTTCCGGCCACTAAACTGGCCAGATCCAAAGTGATCACACGTTTCCCGTAAAGAACTCTGGACACTTTTTTCTGTTGAATTCTTAATGCTAAACCTTCTGCAATCGCAGATTTACCAACTCCCGGCTCCCCGATAAGAAGCGGGTTGTTTTTCTTTCTACGCGATAAGATCTGAGAAACTCTCTCAATTTCTTTTTCACGGCCGATTACAGGGTCCAATTTTCCATCTCTTGCCAAAGAAGTTAAGTCTCTACCAAAGTTATCCAGGGTTGGAGTTTTACTTTTAGCAGAACCTAAATTTCCTGTAGGCTTTCTCATTTGCTCAAATTCCTCTCTTTCATCATCGTCATCATAAGCACTCATTTGTGGTGCCTGTCCGGAATTTTTAAGCATTGTTTGATACTCTCTTGAAACGCCTTCATAGTCGATATCATAAGCGCCTAAAATATTTGAAGTAGGGTCTTCATATTTATAAAGAATGCCTAAAAGCAGATGAACGGTATTAATTTCATTGCTTTTGTATTGTCTGCATTCTAACTCCGCACGTTTAATAGCGTGATCCGCCATTTTAGTGAAAGAAATATTGGTAACCTCTTCAGAAATAGGATTAAGACTTGCTGTATTTAGAGTTTCAATTTTTCTTCTGATTTGTGTTAAATCCGCATTAAGGTTTTGAAGGATTTCTTTTGCAGAGTTTTCCGTTTTTATAATACCTAAAAGTAGATGTTCTGTATTAAGAAATTCACTTTTGAGCCTTTTAGCTTCGCTTTTGCTTTGTTTGAACACCTGGCTCAAACCTTGTGAAAACTTATAATCCATAATATATCTCATTAGAATAAAAGCAGCATTGCCATTTATTCATTATCTAAATTACAAATATTTTACCAAAAATCAATAAATGACTTTATGGCAGAAAAAATTTTATTATCTTATTGAAAATGATTAAGTTTGTTATCCTGAAAATTTTTCCCATGATTCCCGAAATTGCTACTTATATCGGATATTCTGCCTCACTTTTTATTGTGCTGAGTTTCATATTGAAAGATATAAGAAAAATCAGAATTGTAAATATGATAGGCTGTATCTGTTTTGTCATTTATGGTATTTTCAGTGGGATGCTCTGGCCGGTAATTATTCCCAACGGGCTTATTTGCTTTATACAAATTTACCATCTTCTGACAGATAAAAAGAAGTAATGAGTAAGGGAAAAGTGATTACTTCTGCATTCAGCAATTTATATACGGATCAGCGTATAGAAAAGGTCTGCAGAACATTATATGAAAACGGATACGATATTGAGCTCATCGGAAACAACTGGAACGGAGCGGAAGAAATGTCTCGGCCTTATCCGTTTTCCAGGATAGAGTTAAAATCGAAAAGTTTAAAAACAGCTTATTTCGAATTCAATTGGAAACTCTATCATCAATTAAAGAAAAAAGCAGATAAAAATACAATTCTTCATACCAATGATCTGGATGCGCTGCTTCCCAATTATCTGATTGCTAAAAAATTAAATATTCCGTTGATTTTTGACAGTCATGAAATTTTTTCCGAAATGCCTGCAATTCAGGGCAAAATGTCACAAAAATTATGGAGGTATCTTGAAAAGACAATTGTTCCGAAGATCAAATTCATGATAACAGCAAGTTCAGGGTATGCCAATTGGTTTAAAAACCGATACGGAATCAGTCCTGTTGTCGTTCAAAATGCGCCAAGAAAATTAAGCTTTAACCAGGAAATACCAGAGAACAGTCCTAAAGTTCTTTTGTACCAAGGCGCGATCAATCCTTTTCGAGGAATTGATAAAGCAATTTTAGCCATGCATTATGTAGAAAATGTTATTTTTCAGATTGCAGGAGACGGACCAAGAAAAACAGAATATGAAGAATTGGTCATTAAGGAAAATCTCCAGGATAAAGTACGGTTTTTAGGAAAATTGCATCCAGATGATTTAAGAGAAATTACACGGACTGTAGACTGCGGGATGAGTATTGAAGAGAATGGGGGAGAAAGCTATTACTATTCTTTACCAAACAAAGTCCTGGATTGTATTCAGGCAAGAGTACCTTTGATTTTATCAGATCTTCCGGAAATGCTGAATATTAAAAATCAGTTTGATGTAGGAGAGATCATTAAAAATCATGAACCTTTAAGTATTGCAGAAGCAATAAAAGTTGTTCTGAATAAAGGAAGAAAAAACTATCTTCCAGAGCTTGAAAAGGCCGCAAATATTCTTTGTTGGGAAAATGAGGAAATAATGTTGTTGGAAGTTTTTGAAAAAGCTGCTGAAAGTTTTTAAAGTTCTAAAGGTTAAAATATTTAATAACAATATAATTATCTGATTATTAAGTGTTAAGTCTAAAATTAACATAAAATTCAAAAACTCTAAAATTAGTATCTTTGCACAAAAGAAGTATAGAAATGACCATTAAGGAAAAACAGCAGGAAATTATCGACGAATTTGCGTTTCTTGACGATTGGGAACAGAAATATGAATATATTATTGATCTTGGAAAGGAGCTGAAGGGGCTTTCTGATGATAAAAAAACTGACGAAAACCTGATCAAAGGCTGCCAAAGCAAAGTTTGGATTGATGCAGAATTCAAAGATGGAAAATTGTTTTTCAATGCTGATTCTGACGGTATTTTACCGAAAGGAATTGTTTCTCTTTTAGTCAGTATTTACAGCGGACATTCTACACAGGAAATTTTAGATTCTGATTTTGAGTTTATTTC is a window of Candidatus Chryseobacterium colombiense DNA encoding:
- a CDS encoding T9SS type A sorting domain-containing protein; this translates as MKLNLLSFIFLSTSLFSQSSFNYERNWGTYFGGTSTNVQNIYENNSSYVYADGISSYPYNNTIPIPASYYNQFVFSSNNYFTIGNADSKNNFREVFSTSGGLLLAEYNLYKNAYSDKSIPAYRDQSGNRYDIESDLINYPVLSNSNWHTSNITNDDSILSKYDSNGNLIWQTYVPENLDSDFFIKTDNTGNIYIAGTTKWQNLGDPGTYGPSFTHVSSAQGGPLSNSYVIKLNSQGQKIWATYIPSKTISDIDLFDNNLYIATGEDINSSISTLATAGTFQQAKAVNSIIKLNGNSGSRIWGTYYGIPNNVTHGTIKNIRVTETGIYVLGTTTTPGTYYGEEGAHLASSSDGWDLFITKFNDSGNRTWTTYLNTAGIELILSSNHNLDVKDDKIIVSGSTAGNQNMATPGAFQEVKPSANSVFDIFFSMFETSGIHLFTSYYGGPVTPPPGNSGANKLSVINCKFSTNSNAFFLYGSASSLSGYTTSNGYQQTLIFPPGMNEGGAGYIAKFSPVNLSVSEANLDDHLKLYDNPNKGSFVLTGNILTKEPHFVSINDMAGRLIYSKKIEKNKSVNFDLENILANGNYILSLQNSQKQFIKSFKLIIKK
- the mnmA gene encoding tRNA 2-thiouridine(34) synthase MnmA → MKVVVGLSGGVDSSVTAYLLQQQGHEVVALFMRNWNDASVTLEDECPWIEDSNDALMVAQKLGIPFQVIDMSDLYKERIVDYMFDEYQKGRTPNPDVLCNREVKFDVFMKTAMSLGADKVATGHYARVDSTIDENGKEIFHLLAGKDNNKDQSYFLCQLSQDQLSKALFPIGELTKPQVREIAKEIGLVTADKKDSQGLCFIGKVSLPQFLQQQLVPKEGEIVEIFKDSPLFSQGTPEFSSKQEELEYLSQKINYKKSDGKVIGKHQGAQFFTIGQSKGLGIGGHKESCFIISRDMENNILFVGEGHQFPGLLKKALKIDNSELHWVREDMRLKNGESMEVMARFRYRQPLQKATLYQFEDVFYVEFEEPQSAIAEGQFAAWYNGEELLGSGVIS
- a CDS encoding ATP-dependent Clp protease ATP-binding subunit, which produces MDYKFSQGLSQVFKQSKSEAKRLKSEFLNTEHLLLGIIKTENSAKEILQNLNADLTQIRRKIETLNTASLNPISEEVTNISFTKMADHAIKRAELECRQYKSNEINTVHLLLGILYKYEDPTSNILGAYDIDYEGVSREYQTMLKNSGQAPQMSAYDDDDEREEFEQMRKPTGNLGSAKSKTPTLDNFGRDLTSLARDGKLDPVIGREKEIERVSQILSRRKKNNPLLIGEPGVGKSAIAEGLALRIQQKKVSRVLYGKRVITLDLASLVAGTKYRGQFEERMKAIMTELEKNRDVILFIDELHTIVGAGSSTGSLDASNMFKPALARGEIQCIGATTLDEYRQYIEKDGALERRFQKVMVEPTSIDETIQILNQIKDKYEEHHNVIYTPEAIAACVNLTSRYITDRFLPDKAIDAMDEAGSRVYIKNMKVPTEIIDFEKKIEEIKDLKQKAVKAQDYLEARKLKDEEERLQMELNAAQDKWDKDVKEKKETVTEENVAEVVSMMSGVPVTKVGKNELDKLAQMDEKLNGKVIGQEDAVKKVVKAIQRNRAGLKDPNRPIGTFIFLGTTGVGKTELAKVMARELFESDESLIRIDMSEYMEKFAVSRLVGAPPGYVGYEEGGQLTEAVRRKPYAVVLLDEIEKAHPDVFNILLQILDEGHVTDSLGRKIDFRNTIIILTSNIGTRDLKDFGDGVGFGTSAKKTSSDTRARSTIENALKKAFAPEFLNRIDDIVIFNSLEQTDIKKIIDLELSKLYGRLEKLGYKVELTDEAKDFISEKGWDKDFGARPLKRAIQKYIEDLLAEMLVNKQLSEGETVILDLNEAKDGLIGKAPKAKKSSAEKSSQS
- a CDS encoding glycosyltransferase — its product is MSKGKVITSAFSNLYTDQRIEKVCRTLYENGYDIELIGNNWNGAEEMSRPYPFSRIELKSKSLKTAYFEFNWKLYHQLKKKADKNTILHTNDLDALLPNYLIAKKLNIPLIFDSHEIFSEMPAIQGKMSQKLWRYLEKTIVPKIKFMITASSGYANWFKNRYGISPVVVQNAPRKLSFNQEIPENSPKVLLYQGAINPFRGIDKAILAMHYVENVIFQIAGDGPRKTEYEELVIKENLQDKVRFLGKLHPDDLREITRTVDCGMSIEENGGESYYYSLPNKVLDCIQARVPLILSDLPEMLNIKNQFDVGEIIKNHEPLSIAEAIKVVLNKGRKNYLPELEKAANILCWENEEIMLLEVFEKAAESF
- a CDS encoding uroporphyrinogen decarboxylase translates to MIPEIATYIGYSASLFIVLSFILKDIRKIRIVNMIGCICFVIYGIFSGMLWPVIIPNGLICFIQIYHLLTDKKK
- a CDS encoding SufE family protein, whose product is MTIKEKQQEIIDEFAFLDDWEQKYEYIIDLGKELKGLSDDKKTDENLIKGCQSKVWIDAEFKDGKLFFNADSDGILPKGIVSLLVSIYSGHSTQEILDSDFEFISEIGLQEFLSPSRANGLMAMTKQIKFYAVAYQLKS